A DNA window from Paenibacillus sp. HWE-109 contains the following coding sequences:
- a CDS encoding S-layer homology domain-containing protein yields the protein MWIQHRLIGSLIVLALSAGTVALPASAEIKVDPVLQTNVVPIIDINPNLKDLTIFKNSSFVQLKWKAPTIAISYVGAPVVSSDNTIYLGAKVYLASGVAAYQSDGTRKWMLGLDEEILTPPTVGPDGTIYTSKGREGSQGEVVAIRPDGSIKWRFPAGDHVKSVPVFGPDGTLYAASKNGILHALNPQDGSEMWWYDLEIKSQANLAAGSDGTIYAAMGTNSLYAIKPNGTKKWTFAAGGALTSAPAIGPEDTIYAGSEDHKLYAISPNGVKKWEYDQGSRVFAPSIGPDGSVYFGSEDTKLNAVLPNGTLKWQFAAGGTVTPPVIGPNGLIYTHSSSNQAMYALSSAGSIQWQYKIETNEAFPLAVGEDGTVYDVSTKFNEAEGKKAQGLGSVFVLDMYALKVPVTALAIDQHALTLQEGQNGTLKASVTPSYASNLKVGWKSSNPNIASVDAKGNIKALIPGSVTITASSDGGITDQSKITVTEGTAVKPDPTNTGVAASPFTDTKGHWASAEIASAYELKVASGYPDFTFKPDASITRSEFTVMLMNGLKPALEGDPLTFGDSNTIEDWAAKAVKQAVKLGIISGYPDGTFHPTSNITHAEMISMVVKALGTALTPGVSTTYADDADIPEWAKPAAVISGKNKLLGGTQGNQFAPAALTTRAEAVTAIVRMLALKP from the coding sequence TTGCCTTGCCTGCTTCTGCGGAAATAAAAGTAGATCCGGTGCTGCAGACAAATGTAGTGCCAATTATCGATATCAACCCGAATCTCAAAGATTTGACTATTTTCAAAAACTCAAGCTTTGTGCAGTTAAAATGGAAGGCCCCAACTATCGCTATTTCTTATGTGGGAGCTCCGGTTGTTTCATCGGATAATACGATCTATTTGGGCGCCAAAGTCTATTTGGCCAGCGGTGTCGCGGCTTATCAATCTGATGGTACAAGAAAATGGATGCTGGGGCTTGATGAGGAAATCTTAACCCCTCCAACAGTCGGACCGGATGGTACCATCTATACAAGTAAAGGCAGAGAGGGCAGCCAAGGAGAGGTCGTTGCTATTCGTCCTGACGGCTCAATTAAATGGCGTTTCCCAGCAGGAGACCATGTCAAATCCGTGCCTGTTTTTGGACCGGATGGTACCCTGTACGCGGCCTCCAAGAACGGGATCCTTCATGCGTTGAATCCGCAAGATGGTTCAGAGATGTGGTGGTATGATTTGGAAATTAAATCGCAGGCCAACCTCGCTGCAGGATCCGATGGCACTATTTATGCAGCCATGGGGACGAATTCACTCTACGCCATCAAACCCAATGGTACGAAGAAATGGACTTTTGCAGCAGGAGGAGCCTTGACATCAGCTCCCGCAATTGGTCCGGAAGACACGATTTATGCTGGATCGGAAGATCATAAGCTATATGCTATTTCACCTAATGGAGTGAAAAAATGGGAATACGATCAGGGCAGTCGTGTGTTTGCACCATCGATTGGCCCGGACGGCAGCGTTTATTTTGGCTCAGAGGATACGAAGTTGAATGCCGTACTGCCGAACGGTACGTTGAAGTGGCAGTTTGCCGCTGGAGGCACAGTGACCCCACCTGTGATTGGACCCAATGGGCTGATCTATACCCACTCCTCTAGCAACCAAGCCATGTATGCGCTAAGTTCAGCGGGCAGTATCCAATGGCAATATAAAATTGAAACAAACGAAGCTTTTCCGCTTGCCGTTGGTGAAGATGGGACTGTATATGACGTATCGACGAAATTTAATGAAGCCGAAGGCAAGAAAGCCCAAGGCTTGGGCAGCGTATTTGTACTAGACATGTATGCGCTCAAAGTACCTGTAACTGCCTTGGCGATAGACCAACACGCACTAACTCTGCAAGAAGGGCAGAACGGAACGCTTAAAGCCTCCGTCACGCCAAGCTATGCCTCTAATTTGAAAGTAGGTTGGAAAAGCAGCAATCCCAACATCGCTTCTGTAGACGCCAAAGGGAATATCAAGGCGCTTATTCCCGGTTCAGTAACCATCACCGCAAGCAGTGATGGCGGGATTACGGATCAGAGCAAAATAACTGTCACGGAAGGAACTGCGGTGAAGCCTGATCCCACTAATACGGGTGTCGCAGCAAGCCCTTTTACCGATACCAAGGGACACTGGGCAAGCGCTGAGATTGCCAGTGCCTATGAGCTTAAAGTGGCTAGCGGCTATCCTGACTTTACATTCAAACCGGATGCAAGCATCACGCGATCCGAATTTACCGTTATGCTTATGAACGGCTTGAAACCTGCTCTAGAGGGTGACCCGCTTACGTTCGGTGATTCGAACACTATTGAGGACTGGGCGGCAAAGGCAGTGAAACAAGCTGTCAAACTAGGAATCATCAGCGGCTATCCAGATGGGACCTTTCATCCGACTTCTAACATTACCCATGCGGAAATGATCTCCATGGTCGTGAAGGCACTGGGTACTGCGCTTACCCCGGGGGTTTCCACGACTTATGCGGACGATGCCGATATTCCGGAGTGGGCCAAACCGGCGGCCGTCATCTCGGGCAAAAATAAGCTGCTTGGCGGCACGCAAGGCAATCAGTTTGCCCCAGCTGCCTTAACGACCCGGGCGGAAGCTGTGACAGCCATTGTGCGAATGCTTGCTTTGAAACCATAG